In Dermacentor albipictus isolate Rhodes 1998 colony chromosome 6, USDA_Dalb.pri_finalv2, whole genome shotgun sequence, the following proteins share a genomic window:
- the LOC135907829 gene encoding uncharacterized protein — protein MVPSALLYEQTETAKSASPSNDEGTRKEDEAVPGDELAPSNALDDELTDQVVHLEELHGAPDGPVELPVPQVEHKTMEPRLFAEVCEDECFAVGETGHCSESVTRSEAPDDGLTIAQEPEEFCLPTSWTTMCRGAPTWCPTVEELQNSGEPLFLLGPDIDLGESLWPKVLNYSPSQLEGGFRPRKKRRLSRFARDVRRKRMKRRASRTDEEEDSGCEADTEWSEEDEWEEDDSDDDNDNGNDNEEEMASLGLWCLALASTC, from the coding sequence ATGGTACCGTCTGCGCTGCTGTACGAGCAGACGGAGACCGCGAAATCAGCGTCTCCCAGCAACGATGAAGGCACCAGAAAAGAGGACGAAGCAGTGCCTGGAGACGAGCTCGCCCCCAGTAACGCGCTGGACGACGAGCTCACCGACCAGGTCGTCCACCTGGAGGAGCTTCATGGGGCTCCAGATGGTCCAGTAGAGCTACCAGTGCCACAAGTCGAGCACAAGACCATGGAGCCGCGCTTGTTCGCGGAAGTCTGTGAGGACGAGTGTTTCGCGGTCGGTGAAACGGGGCACTGTAGTGAGAGCGTTACGAGATCGGAGGCTCCTGACGATGGCCTCACGATAGCCCAAGAGCCAGAAGAATTTTGCTTGCCGACTTCGTGGACAACAATGTGTCGTGGCGCTCCCACGTGGTGCCCGACAGTGGAGGAACTCCAGAACAGTGGTGAGCCGCTCTTCCTTCTGGGCCCGGACATCGACTTGGGTGAGAGCTTGTGGCCCAAGGTGCTAAACTACAGCCCGTCGCAGCTCGAAGGCGGTTTCCGACCGAGAAAGAAGCGCAGACTCAGCCGGTTTGCGCGCGACGTCAGGCGCAAGCGGATGAAACGCCGCGCCTCCAGGACCGACGAAGAGGAGGACTCTGGCTGCGAGGCCGACACTGAGTGGTCGGAGGAGGACGAGTGGGAGGAGGACGAcagcgacgacgacaacgacaacggcAACGACAATGAGGAAGAAATGGCGTCGCTTGGTTTGTGGTGTCTGGCGTTGGCAAGCACATGCTGA